ACGGGGCTCACGCTGTGGCTCTCTGCGCGGGCTCGGCGGTGTGGCTCGCGATGATGCGGGACCCGGGCGTGCGGCGGGCGCGGGCACTGTTCGTGGACGCTCCGCCCGAGACGCGATGGCCGTGGGGCTGGTGGTTACGTCTGCTCAGGGCCTGGGGGCACGTGACGGAGACGGCCCGACAACGCGGGGAGTGGTGGTGCGTTCCGGGCGCGGTGGTGCTCGCGGTGCTGGGTAGTTCGGTGCTGCCGCTGGCCGCGGGAGCCGTGGCGATCCCGTTGGTACGCCGATGGCTGCGGAGGCGGGCCGGGGCGCGGGAGGCGGAGAAGGGCGCGACCGCGGTCGCGGCGTTGTGCGGAGCTGTGGTCGGGGAGCTGCGGGCGGGGCGCGAGCCGGGGCAGGCGTTGCTGATCGCGCTGCGAGAGGGCCTCGCGGAGGACGGGCCCGCCACGACGACCGCTTCCGGCAGCAGGCTGGGGGAGGCGGAGGCCGCGGTGCTGGCGGCGGCACGGTTCGGCGGCGATGTGCCGGCTGCGTTGCGGCAGGCGGCTGAGGGCCCGGGGATGGGCGGCCTGTCCGGGATGGCCGCGTGCTGGCGGGTGGCCGTGGACGGCGGGGCGGGCCTGGCGACCGGGCTGGAGCGTCTGGAGGCCGCGCTGCGGGAGGACCGGCGCAGAGGTGCGGAGTTGCGTGCCCAGCTGGCGGGAGCGTGGTCGACGGTTGTGGTCCTGGCGTTGCTTCCCGTCGCGGGTCTGGGGTTGGGCGCGGCCCTCGGCGCCGAGCCCTTGCGCGTACTGCTGCACACCCCGGGCGGCCTGGCCTGTCTGGCGGTGGGCTCGTTCCTGGAGGCGGCCGGGCTGTATTGGGCCCGCCGAATCGTGCGCGGAGGGGAGGCTGCGTGAACGCGGTGGGCGGAGAAGTTCTCCACAGCCTGGGGGTGTCGGCGGCGGCGCTGGGGACGGCGGCGCAGGTGGCAGCCGTGATCGCTGCCGGATATCGGAAGCGAGCGGTTCGCGGGCGGGGGGCGAAGTTGTTGGGGACGGATGCGGCACCGGGGCCCGGCAGGCGGGGCCGACTGGTCGCGCGGCTCGGGTCGAGCGAGGGCTCGAGTCCTTCCGGGGCAGCTCGGCGGTGGGCGGCTCCGGGCGGTGCCTGGCTGACCGGATGGATTCTGGTGGGCGGTGTGCTCGGCTGCGCGGTCGGTGTGGCCGCGGCGTACGGGACGTGGCGGTGCCAGCGGACCAGGCCCCGTGGCCGTCCCGGTCACAACCCCGCGGAGCGCGCCATGATCGCCGGGCAGCTCCCCCTGGCCGCAGACCTGCTGGCCGCCTGTGTCGCGGTCGGGGCCGGCCCCCGGGAGGCGGCCGAGGAGGTGGGCCGATCCATCGGCGGCCCGGTCGGAGACCGGCTCGCCCGGACCGCCGTCGAGATCCGGCTCGGCGGCGAACCGGCCGAGGCGTGGGGCCGGTTCGGGGAGATACCGGGCGCCGGCCCGCTGGCCCGCTGCCTGCACCGGGCAGGTGCGACGGGGGCCCCGGCGGCGGAGCCCATTGCCAGGCTGGCCGCGTCGATACGTGCCGAGCGGGCCGCCGCGGCGGTGGCTCGGGCGCAACGGGCCGGGGTGCTCATCACCGCGCCGGTGGGCCTCTGTTTCCTCCCCGCCTTCCTGGCGGTCGGGGTGGCGCCGGTGATCATCGGCCTGGCCGGCGACCTGCTCGCGACCGGCGGTCCGGGCCGGTGAGGCCGCGCAGGGTTCGCGGTCGGCGGCTGCCTACCCGTTGTTCTGGCGGCCATTCAATTTCGTTGTCACTCAAGGGTGTTCCGGTCGGGCACCCGTTCGTCATCGATGCTCATCGGGGGATGAAATGGAATCGAAGTTCTGGGACCGGGCCGTCGGCGCTCTGCGCGGCGGACGGCTGTTCACGGGGTGGCCGGACCGGCGGGGGAAGTGGTCCGCGCGGTGGTCGGATCGGCTAGGCCGGTCCGATCGGGGGATGACCACATCCGAGTACGCGGTGGGAACGATCGCGGCGTGTGCCTTCGCGGCGGTGCTCTACAAAGTGGTGAACAGCGGGCCGGTTCTGTCGGCGCTGCAGTCACTGGTCGAGGACGCACTCGATGCGAAGTTCTGAGATTCGGTCGGGGCCAGTCCTGGGGGCCCGGTTCGGACAGGCGTGCAGGTGCCTCTCCCGGCGCCACTTCCGGTGTCCCGGCCGGAGGCTCTCGCGGGGTGCCACTCGCGGGCGGCACCGGGGCCGGGCCCCGAGCGGCGAGGGGGGCGGTGGCGGGGTCGGCGATCGGGGGGCGGTGACCGCTGAGGCGGCTGTGGTGATCCCGGTGCTGGTGGCGTTCTCCCTCGCCCTCCTCTGGGCGTTGATGGCCGCCGCGGACCAGATCCGGTGCGTGGACGCGGCGCGGGCGGGGGCTCGGGCCGCGGCCCGTTCGGAGCC
This sequence is a window from Streptomyces parvus. Protein-coding genes within it:
- a CDS encoding type II secretion system F family protein, translated to MAAATSAYGAHAVALCAGSAVWLAMMRDPGVRRARALFVDAPPETRWPWGWWLRLLRAWGHVTETARQRGEWWCVPGAVVLAVLGSSVLPLAAGAVAIPLVRRWLRRRAGAREAEKGATAVAALCGAVVGELRAGREPGQALLIALREGLAEDGPATTTASGSRLGEAEAAVLAAARFGGDVPAALRQAAEGPGMGGLSGMAACWRVAVDGGAGLATGLERLEAALREDRRRGAELRAQLAGAWSTVVVLALLPVAGLGLGAALGAEPLRVLLHTPGGLACLAVGSFLEAAGLYWARRIVRGGEAA
- a CDS encoding type II secretion system F family protein yields the protein MNAVGGEVLHSLGVSAAALGTAAQVAAVIAAGYRKRAVRGRGAKLLGTDAAPGPGRRGRLVARLGSSEGSSPSGAARRWAAPGGAWLTGWILVGGVLGCAVGVAAAYGTWRCQRTRPRGRPGHNPAERAMIAGQLPLAADLLAACVAVGAGPREAAEEVGRSIGGPVGDRLARTAVEIRLGGEPAEAWGRFGEIPGAGPLARCLHRAGATGAPAAEPIARLAASIRAERAAAAVARAQRAGVLITAPVGLCFLPAFLAVGVAPVIIGLAGDLLATGGPGR
- a CDS encoding DUF4244 domain-containing protein, which encodes MTTSEYAVGTIAACAFAAVLYKVVNSGPVLSALQSLVEDALDAKF